Within the Mumia flava genome, the region CCTGCCGAGGTGATCGTGAACGAGCCGCTGATGGTGTCACCGGGGATCAGCGCAGCACCGCCCGCGGAGAACCCCGAGGTGATCGCCGGCAGGTTGGTGCCGTTCACCGAGAAGTAGTAGTACGCCGTGCCGCTGGCCGGCGGACCACCGTTCTTCGGCCCCTTGTTGAACGTCAGCGAGAAGTCGCGCGTGCTGCCGACGGTCGTGCCACCGGTGGTGGTGATGGTGTAGTCCGCGTCACCGACGGGCGCCATCGCCGGGTCGGTCCACGGTGCGAGCGTGGACGAGGTGTTGCTCGCGGGGTTGGTGTCCTCGATGTCGGCTCCACTCGGGGGTGAGTAGACCCAACATCCACCTGTGGGGGTTACCGCTGCCGCTGGTCCGGCGCTGACGACGACCGCCGACGCGGCCAGCATGCCGGCTCCCGCCAGCAAGGCGACCGTGCGATTCTTCGATCTCATCTACCCGCTCCTCTTCTTCGGGTAGGGGGCCCCGAAGGGACCCGACCTAGGTCGCAGCCCTGTCTACTGCCATTCGCACCCATCGGGAGTGCAAGTAGAGATAGGCTGAAGCACCAACCTCGATATTGTCAATGATATATCAGAGAGGATTTCGGTGTTCGTTCGTTCGACGGCCACCCGCAGCCTCGCGCGCGCCGCGGCAGAGCTGCTGGTCACCTGCGGTGCCGTGGTCCTGCTCTTCGGGGTCTACCTCGTGTTCTGGAGCGACGTGCAGGCGAGCGTGGCCCAGGTCGGGCTGCGTGACGACTTCGAGCAGCAGGTCGAGGCCGCCCAGGACGGGCCCGCCACCCAGCCGGTCGCCGCGAAGCCGGCCGTCGGCAGCGGGATCGCCGTCATGTCGATCCCCCGGCTCGGCGCCGACTGGTCGTGGGTCGTCGTCGAGGGCGTGACCGACGACCAGATCGCCCGTGGCCCGGGTCACTTCCCCGAGACCGCGCTGCCGGGCCGGACGGGCAACTTCGCGGTCGCCGGCCACCGTGCGACCCACGGCGAGCCCTTCGCCCACCTCGACCAGGTCCAGCCGCGTGACACCATCCTGGTCGAGACACCCGGGGCGGCGTACGAGTACGTCGTGACCCGCACGGAGATCGTCGCGCCGAGCTCCACCGGGGTCCTGCTTCCGGTGCCGGACCGCCCGGACGCGACGCCGAAGAAGGCCCGCATCACACTCGTCACGTGCCACCCACGGTGGGGTTCCAGCGAGCGGATGATCGTGCACGGCCACCTCCAGCGCACCATCACCGGGACGGGAGCCTGACGTGTACGCGACCCTCTGGCGACTGCTGCCCGGCCCGACGCCGGTCCGCGTCCTGCTCGCGCTCGTGCTCTTCCTCGCAGCGGTCGCGCTGCTCTTCCTCGTGGTGTTCCCGGCCCTGGAGCCGCTGCTCCCGCTCGAGCAGATCACGCTCGAGCCGCAGACCGCGTCCGGCGCCCAGCCGCGCTGACGCCCGGCACACCACCCTGTCCGGGGACGGCCGCGCCCGGTCGGCCGACGAACGCACCCCCGGGCCCTGGTCCCGGGGGTGCGCGTGGAGTTCCGTACGGGGCAGCCCAGGGGTCGGGAGGGCTGCCCCGTACGGAGTCGTGGGGTGCGGTGATCAGTGCTCGCGCAGCAGCGAGCCGAACCCGTCCAGCTGGTCGTGGATCCCGTTGTCGCGCAGGGCCATCCACCAGGTCGCCGCGTTGATCGCGATCACCGGCTTGCCGAGCCACCGCTCGGCCTCGTCGGCGAGCTCGGACATGCACAGGTTCGTGCCGCACTGCACGATCGCATCGACGTCCTCGCCGTCGACCGCCAGGATCGCGTCGCGCAGGTCCTGCTCGCTCACGTGCGCGATCGACACGGCCGTCGGGCAGCGCAGACCACGGATCGAGGCGACCTCGAAGCCGAGCTCACCGAAGAACCGCACGACGTTCTCGTCGCCGATCGGCTGGTACGGCGTGACGACACCGATCCGACGCGCACCGTACAGCTGGAGCGCGCGCTCGCACGCCTCCGCTCCGGTGGCGACCTCCAGGCCGGTGATGTCGGTGATCTGCTTCTTGAAGCGGCGGTTGCCCTCCACGCCGTCCCAGAAGGTCTCCGCGCTCATGCCCATCACCATGTAGTCGGGCTCGCAGGTCAGGACCCGCTCGCACGAGGACCCGATCTCCTCGCGGATCTGGTCGAGCAGCCGCTCCATGCCGGCGTCGTCGGCCATGTTCTGGTCGCGGATGTGGATCCGGGAGAAGTGCGAGGTGACGCCCCGCGGCGCCATCATCGCGAACTCGGGCTCCACGATCGTGTTGGTGCTGGGGGCGATCACGCCGAACTTGCGGCGCCAGCCGAGGCGGTCGGTCATCGGACTCGCTCTCCTTCGGGGACTTCGGGGGTGCTCCGAGCACCCAGGCGGCTGCGCAGGCGCAGCGCGCCCAGCAGGAAGCACAGCTGGACCAGCGAGTTGGTCAGCTGCTCGGCCCACTGCACCAGCTCGGTCTGGTGCTCGCGGGCCGCGAGCGGGGGCAGGACCAGCGTCCCGGCGAGGTACACCACGAACAGCCAGGCTCCGAGCCGGTCGCCGTGCCGTCGGCTCAGCGTCGCCGCCAGCACGCCGACCGCCACCGCGGCCAGAGCCGCGACACCGAGCATCGGCATGGTGCTCCCGAGCCCGACGGCGCACCCGGCCCCGACGAGAGGAACCAGCGCGAACGGCCACCAGGCGACCGCCCGCCTGCGCAGCACGCTCGTCAGCGCCCACGCGATCGCGCTGAACCCGACCATCAGGCACGGGAACAGAAGGTTCTCCAGCAGGTCGTACTGCCGGCACGGCTCCATGGCGACCAGCAGCTTCCAGACCGCCTTCGCCAGCCCGCCGAGGGTGACCACGACGCCGCCGGCCAGCGCCGCCGCCCGCACGCGCGGCAGCGCGCGGCCGGTCGCGGAGGCGAGCGCGAGCGCGCCGGCACCGGCCAGCACGACCGGGACGAAGTCCTCCACGGCCAGCGCCAGGCCGTACTCGGTGCACGGATCGACCGCCATCACGCCGCCGCTCGGTCACCGGACGGCGCGAAGATGTCCCGCGACCGGAACCCTGCGGTCATGAAGCGCCCGAACGCCTTCGACCGGGTCAGCCACGCGACCTTGGCGCCGTGCTTGGGCTCGGCCAGCAGCCGCTCGGCGAGCCAGGGGGTGACCGTCTCGACCCGGTCGCCGAGGATGTTGAAGATCCGGCGGGCCTTCTCGAACGCCTCGGGCTGACCGTCGTAGTCGTCGACGAGGAGGTCGGTGGCAACGATCCCCGGCGAGAGGGACCCGACCTTCACCGAGGTGCCCTTGGTCTCCTTGACCAGCGCCGCGGTGAGGTAGCTGACGCCGCGCTTGCTGGCGCCGTAGACCGCCATCCCCGGCTGGATCTGCCCGTCGGAGCCGAACCCCTCCATGTTCCAGATCCAGCCGCCCCCGGACTGGGCGGCCAGGCCCGCCGACGCGACCGCGCAGCCGTGCACGGTGCCGACCAGGTTGGTCGCGACCACGGTCTCGACGGCCTCGGACGGCACCTCGGCCAGCGGGCGGCGGGGCGCGGACATCCCGGCGTTGTTGATCCAGACGTCGACGCGCCCGAAGGTCGCGACCGCGTGGTCCCACAGCGCGCTCAGCGCCGTACGGTCGGTGATGTCGGCGACCAGGCCGGTGACCGCGAACGGGTCGCCGGCCGCACCGAGCTCGGTCACGGCGTCGGCGAGCCGCTCGGGCGAGCGCCCGCACACCACGACCCGGCAGCCGCGCGCCAGCAGCTCGCGGGCCAGGCCGAGCCCGATCCCCCGGGTCCCGCCGGTCACGACGACGACCCGGCCGGCGGCGCTCACCGCTGCGGCTCCCAGCTCAGCAGGCCGTGCACGACGTGGCTCGTGGTGTCGCCGCGCATCAGCTGCCAGACCACGGCCAGGTCACGGGTGTCGGGGTCGATGAGGACCTCGCGGCCCTTGATCTTCTCGACCCCGCGCGCGTCGGTCCCCACCAGGTGCTGGCTGGTGAACAGCGCCCGGCCGTACGCGATCGCGTTGCCGTAGACCTCGGGACCGTCGTACTGGACCCGGGCGCCGTCGCGCGAGCGCTCCAGCGCGTAGCTGCGGTCGAGCGCTCCGCGCCAGGTGATCCGCTGCCGGGCACGCCGCAGCGACTCCGGCTCGTGCTCGATCACGACCTCGGTCTCGCCGAGCGGCTCCTGGTCGGCGCCGTGCACCGCGAGCGTCCCGGTCCAGCGGCCGCGCTCCTTGGTCGGCAGGACCTGCGGGGTCGACCCGCGCCGGGTCTCCGCCGCGATCCACTCGTCGACGAAGGCCTGGGTCTGCGGGTTCGTCGCGTGGTCGGACGTGCGTTTGTAGACGCCGTTGAAGACCGCGCAGACCGCCCAGCCGTCGTGCAGCACCGACGAGTAGACCTGGGTCTCGCCGTCGGGCAGCACCTGGTTCCAGGTGCGCAGGTCGGCCTGCCAGCCCGGCGAGTAGTAGTGCGCGTCCACGAACAGGCCGTACGGCTGGCCGGTGCCGTAGAAGTCCGGTCCGCAGTAGACGCGGTTCTCGTCGGAGTCGACGATGCCGAAGTCGAACTGCGCACCGAGCTCGAGGCGGTTGCGCAGCGGACCCGAGCCCTCGAGGCTGGTCCGCATCCAGTAGCGGGCGACGTCGCCGTCGACCACGCTCGCCCGGACCACGTGCTCGTAGCCGACGTGGTTGCCCTCGGCGTCGAAGAGCGAGGGCCGGCCGTGCCACTCCCCCTCGATCCGCTGCTGCCAGGCGCTGGTCTCGCTGCTCTGCGCGGAGGCGTCGGTCTCCGCGTCCGTCGCGGTCATGCCCGTACCTCGTTGTCCAGCAGCTGGGCCCGGACGTCCTCCATGGCCTCGTCGCCGACCAGACGAGCGACCTGCGCCCACACGTGGTCGACGTCGGGGCTGAAGATGTTGGCGCGGTTGCGGGCGTCACGGAGGCTCAGGTCGGTGTCGGCCACGTCGGCGACCACCGCGTCCGGGACCGGCGCGGCGAGCAACCCGAACCAGTGGTCCAGGTAGGTGGTCACCGCGTCGTCGATCCCGGTGAACGCCGCCTCCTCGGCCCGGTGCACGAGCATCCAGGGCGACATCATCGCGAACTGGCGCGGCCCGATCGCGGCCTTGCTCAGCCCGGGCCGCTGCGAGACCTCCTCGAACGCCGGGGTCAGCGGGGCGTGCGCCCAGTCCAGGTACGTCAGGTGGGTGCCGAGGTCGGCACGCGGGATCAGGTCGAGGTGGAAGGCGTACGAGCCCTGCCCCTGCACGGAGTCCAGCGTGAAGTGCGGCACCGGGAGGTCGGGACGGACGAAGGCGAAGACCATGTGGCTGTCCAGCCCGATCGCGCGCACGGTGAGCCCGACGTAGACCAGCTTGGCGACCGGCTCCGTCTCGTCGGCGGCGGTGAACACGCGGACCTCGCCCACGGGGTCCGGCGACATCGGCGAGACGAGCGTCCGGAACGCCCGGCCGGAGGCCGACCGAGCCTCGACGAGGCCGCGCTCGTGGACGATCCGCTCCCAGGTGCGCCGGCACAGCCCGCCGGAGAGGCTCGTGCTCTCGGCCTCGGTGGCGCTCATGCCGGCACCTCCTCGCCCGGGGCCTCCACGGTGTCGGTCCGCGGGAGGTCGCCGCGCTCCTCGCGCTCGGCGCGCTGCCCGAGCAGCTCCTTGCTCCGGACCTCCTTGAAGTTCCACGCCGAGGCCAGCTCGGGCACCTCGCGCCGGACCGGCGACGGTACGACCCGCGCCTCGACCCGCGCCGGGCCCTCGCCGACGATCGTGTTGCCCTCGACCGACCATCCCGCCTCGATCAGCTCGCGACGGCGGCGGCGGTACATGACCTGGTTGTAGTCGCTGCGCACGTGCAGCTCGTCGGACAGGTCGTACGGCAGCAGCTCGGGCCGCACCGTGTCGACGACGGCCTCGTCCTGCTTCAGCACCTTGAACACGCGGCGCCTGGCGTCCTTGTCGGCCCACCTGCCCTTGAAGAAGGTCCGCAGCGCGATGAACTTGACGAGGGTGGTCTCCTCGTCGATCGGGATGTTGATGTCGAAGATCTTCAGCTTTCCCATCGGCAGGTCGACCTCGAGCAGGATCGCGTTGGGCAGCCACCACGTGGTGGACACCGGCACGAGGGGGCGGTTCAGGAGGTCGCCCCCACCCGGGTTCATCCGTGCCCACAGGCCCTTGGGCTTCGGCGGGTTCAGCTTGACCGAGGCCTTGCAGTGCCAGGGGGACGTCTCCACCTCGAACTCCGGCACCTCGGGCTTCTCCGGGTTGCCGAACGCGCCGCGGTGCACGAACGGCGTGTGCGCGATGTCGACGCCGTTCTCCAGGATCCGCTCGTAGTTCGACTTCCACAGGAACGTCCCGGTCACCGCACGGTAGGTCTCGGTGTCGTCGACCGCGGACCAGTCGGGGATCGGCGGCCGCTCCTCCTCCGGCAGGTCGCCGAGGAAGACCCAGATCATCTTGTGCCGCTCGACCACCGGGTACGCGTCGATCCGCGCCTTGCGCGGGATCCCCTTCTCGGGGTGCGCGGGGATCTTCAGGACCTCGCCGCGCTCGTTGTACTCCCACCCGTGGTACGGGCAGACGATGCAGTCGCCCTTGAGCTCGCCCGCCGAGAGCGCGGCACCGCGGTGGACGCACAGGTCCGAGAGGCACACGACCGATCCGTCGCTGGGCTTGCGGTAGATCACCAGCTGCTGCCCCAGCACCTTGATGCGCTTGGGCGTCCCGACGACGAGGTCGTCGCTGAACTCCACCCCGTACCAGAAGTTCTTGAACATCGCGGAATCTCCTCCTACCGTCGCCGGATCTCGGCGATCTGTGGACCGGGCTGCTCGACCAGCAGCTCCAGCGCGTCTTTGGCCTCGGCCTCCCCGCGCACGTGGGCGCGCAGGAAGGTCGCGACGGTCTCGGCGAGCGTCGCTCGCAGGGCCGCGGCATCGCCGCCGGTGGCCTCCTCGAGGAAGCCGCGAGCCGTGGTGGGGTCGTCGGGGTGGGCGGCGAGCATGTGGCCCGCGCCTGCGAGCGTGACGAGCCACGCGTCGGTCGTGGCCGGGACGGCGTCGCGCCAGGTGGCGGCGATCGGGTCGTGGTCGGGATCGCCCGCGTCGCCGCCGTAGCGCAGCGCGCTCGCGGCGACGACACCGTCCGCGCTGCCCCCGACGAGCAGGACCGGGACCTCGACCGCGACCGGCAGCACGGTGCCCGCCGCGTGTCCGAGCTGCTGCGACGCCATCGTGTGCGCGCCGTAGGTGACGACGGCCCGAACCTGGTCGAACCAGGCCGGTCGGGCCGACTGCAGCGCGACCGTCCCGCCGGCGGAGTGCCCGAACAGGCCGACGGCGCCGGGCTCGAGCAGCCCGGCGAGCGGACCGTGGTGGCCGAGCCGGCCGACCGTCTCGAGGACGGGCCCGAGCGCCTGGGTGGTGGGGCGGCGGCCGTAGGTGTCAGGTCCGACCGCGCCGAGGTCGACCCCGGGAGTCAGCCCGTGCTCACCCGCGAACAGCTCCCCGACCCAGTCGTAGGTCACCGCGACGAACCCGGACTCGACGAGCGTGGTCGCGAGCCAGGCGTACGCCTCGGCTGCCACGTTGACGCCCGACAGCAGGACCACGACCGGGTACGGTCCCCCGGCGGGGTCGGCGGCCAGACGACCGCTCATGCGCTCGGCGTCCGTGCGGGCGGCGAGCGCGGGGTACCTCACGGTCACGTGCGCGGTGTCGTACGGCGCCTCGGCGCCCGGGATCCGGGTCGCGGTGCGGAGCGCGCGGACGAGGGCGGGAGCGGCCACGGTCCTCAGGCGCCCTGCTCGTGCGCCCGCGGCAGCATCCGGTCGCCGCCCCACAGCGCCCGGACGAGGCGCTGGGTGGTGTCGGCCCCGAAGTAGCGGTCGCCCATCACGTTCGCCGGGTCCCGCTCGGCGATGTTGCGACGGATCGCCTCGTCGGCCGCAGCGAGCGCGGCCTGCTCGTCGGCGGGCACGCGCGGCGCCTCGTCGACCCAGCCGAGCCAGCGCTCCAGGTGCTCGGTGGCCAGCTCGCTGACGAGGTCGGTCATCCGCTCGTCTGCGGGCGCCATGTAGCAGAAGGCCGTCGGTGAGAGCCCGGCCCGGACGAATCCCGAGCGGCTGATGAACGGCTCGAGCCAGTCGTTGTCGTTGCGGACCTGCTCCCAGCGCGCATTGACGGGCTCGTAGTACCGGTCGTAGGAGTCGGTGTCGGTGACGAGGTAGCTGCGCGGGACGGAGTCGAGGTACATCCAGCCGTGAGGGAAGCACCCGAGCGCCATCCCGAAGTGCGGAACCTTGACCTGGGGTCCGAGCCAGATGGTCAGGTGCACGTTGCAGAAGCCGGCGGCGGCGTTCTCCATGTGGGAGTGGACCATCCAGTCGATCTCCGGACCGGCGTAGGTGCGGACCCGTCCGCGCGGCCCGTCGTCGGAGCCGACGTCCTCGAGGACCTCCGAGGACGGGTCGCGCTCGAGCGAGAAGCGCTCCTGGACCCGTGCCTGCAGCCGCTCGACGAGGGCCAGCCAGGCGGAGAAGGTCTCGGTCACGTCGGTCGGAGCCGACTCGTCCAGGTGCTCCTGCACGTGCTTCAGCGTCTGACTCACGGACTCCTCCTCGACTGCCGATCCAGTGATGCGACTATATATGATCTATACCGTCGCGGATAGTGGTTCTGCGAGGAATCTTCACCCGGGAGCACCCGCGCGTCTGCCGATTCGTCCGACGTGACAGGTTTGTCATCGAACGGAGACACCGACCGCCGGCTCCCGGGGACGCCGTGGACGTTCAGGAGGGGTACGCGGTGGCGCCCAGACCGCGACCGCCGGCCCGGAACGCCGCGGGAGCGTGCAGCACACACGTCTGCACGTGCTCGAGGATCCCCTCGTCGCCGTACTCGCGGCCCCAGCCGGAGCGCTTCACACCGCCGAACGGTGCGCGCAGCGACAGACCGGTGCGGTTGTGGGTGTTCACGAAGGTGAAGCCCGCGTCGAGCCGGGCGCCGACCGCGAACGCGCGGTCCTCGTCCGCGGACCACACCGAGGCCCCCAGACCGAGGTCCCCCGCGTTCGCACGACCGACCGCCTCGTCGAGGGTGTCGAAGGCCAGCACCGGCAGCGTCGGTCCGAACTGCTCGACGGCCACGACCGCGTCGGTGTCCGAGGCACCGAGCACGAGCGTGGGCCGCACGAACCAGCCCGCCGCCAGGTCGGTACCCGGATCCACCGAGCCGAGCTCGGTGACGTCCGCTCCGCCGGCGCGCGCCGCACCGACGAGGTCCTCGACCCGGCGGGCCGACGGCTCGGAGACCACCGGACCCATGGTCACGCCGTCGTGGAGGGGGTCACCGGTCCGCAGCAGCCGGCCGGCCGCCGCCCGCAGCCCGTCGACGACCTCGTCGTAGCGCGACCGGTGGACGTAGAGCCGCTTGAGCGCCATGCACACCTGACCGCTGGTCGCGAACGCCGCCATCACCATCCGCTCGAGGGACCCGTCGTCGAGCACGGCGTCGTCCAGCACGAGCGCCGGGTCGTTGCCGCCGAGCTCGAGCAACGACGGCGTCAGCGCCCGTGCCGCCGTCGCCGCGATCGCGCGACCCGCCGTCTCGCCACCGGTGAACGCGACCCGGTCGACCCCCGGGTGCCCGACGAGCGCGGTCGCGGTCGACGCGTGCCCGTGCACGACCTGGAGGCAGCCCTCCGGAAGCACCTCGCCCATCCGCCCCACGAAGCGCTCGACGGCGAACGGAGCCAGGGGCGACGGCTTGACCACGATCGCGTTGCCACCGACGAGCGCCGGCGCCACCTTGAGCGCGGCCAGCACGACCGGCGCGTTCCACGGCGTGACGGCCCCCACGACTCCGTACGGCCGGTGCCGCCGCACCAGCCGACCGTCCTCGTCGTCGGTGACGCCGTCGACGAGCAGCGCCTCGCCGCGGTCGGCCGCCCAGCGCAGGACGGCCAGCGAGAACGTGATCTCGCCACGGCAGTCGGGCAGCGGCTTGCCGGTCTCGCGGGCCATCAGCTCGGCGAGCGCCTCGACGTCGGACGCGAGCAGGTCCGAGGCCACCCGCAGCAGGCGGGCGCGCTCCGGCACCGGCTGCCGGCTCCAGACCGCCTGGGCGTCCCGTGCGCGACGGACGGCAGCGTCGACGTCGTCCGGACCGGTCGTCGCGAGCCGGCCGACCACCTCGATGGTCCGGGCCGGGTTCTCGCGGACGACCGTCTCCGCAGCGACGGCCGCGGCCGACGCCCGCGGCGCCGGAGCTCCGGACGTCACCCGGCCGCCTCGGCCGCGGGACGGGGCCGCAGGGAGTCGATCATCGACGTGCGCAGCAGGTACGAGCGCGCCGCAGCGGGGTCGGCCGCGAGCGCCCGCAGCTCCGCGTGGTGTGCGGCGCGCGCCCGCGGGTCGGACTCACGCAGCTGCTTCCAGTTGTCGTGCGTCACGGTCCTGACGTAGGACCGTGCGACCTCGCGGCGCCGCGCGAGGACCGCGTCGAGCTCGTCGACGCCCGCGCGGCCGTCGAGCAGGTCCGCCAACGCACCCGACACCAGCACGGCGTCGTGGACGCCGCTGTTCATCCCCATCCCGCCGAGCGGGTTGTTGACGTGAGCGGCGTCGCCCACCAGGATCGCCGGGCCGACCCGGAAGGTGCTCGCGACCCGCTGGTGGACCGCGTAGAGCGACGAGTGCAGGACGTCCCAGTCCCGTCCGAGGTCAGCGACCCGGCGCAGCCGCTCCTGCACCCGGGCGGGGGCGACCTCGGCTTCGGCCGGGCTCTCGGGATCGGTCGGGAACAGGATCCGCCAGTGCTCGGGAGTCCGCAGCAGCACGAGCCACTCACGGGGGTCGAAGACGTAGTTCACGTCGGCGATCCCCGGCAGCGCGGCGCTCAGGTCCTCGGTGGTCGAGACGACGAGGAACCGCTCCGGGTACGTGAGCCCCTCGAACGCGGCACCGATCGCCTTGCGCACGCGCGAGCCGGCGCCGTCGGCACCGACGACCCAGTCCGCGGTCCAGGTCCGTCCCGTCGCCGAGGTCACGCTGGCGGTCGCGCCCTCGATCGTCACGCCCGTCACCGGCTCGCCGAGCTCCAGGGCGCAGCCGGCGTGCCGCAGCAGGGCCTCGGCCAGGATCGGCGTCAGCTTGCTCTGCTCGCACTGCACCCGGAACGGGTAGCGGGTCTCGTCGGCGAGCAGCCCGAGGTCGAGCTCGGCGATCGGGCCGTCGGTGCGGTCGCGGTACTGGAACCGCTGGGACTCGATCCCGACCGACCGCAGGGCGTCGAGGACCCCGAGGTCGTCGAGCATCTCCAGCGTCGGGGGGTGGTACGTGCTCGCCCGCGACTCGGACGACAGCTGCGTACCCGCCTCCAGCACGGTCACGGCGTGGCCCGCACGAGCGAGGCTCAGGGCGGAGGTCAGGCCGACCGGACCC harbors:
- a CDS encoding aromatic ring-hydroxylating oxygenase subunit alpha, coding for MFKNFWYGVEFSDDLVVGTPKRIKVLGQQLVIYRKPSDGSVVCLSDLCVHRGAALSAGELKGDCIVCPYHGWEYNERGEVLKIPAHPEKGIPRKARIDAYPVVERHKMIWVFLGDLPEEERPPIPDWSAVDDTETYRAVTGTFLWKSNYERILENGVDIAHTPFVHRGAFGNPEKPEVPEFEVETSPWHCKASVKLNPPKPKGLWARMNPGGGDLLNRPLVPVSTTWWLPNAILLEVDLPMGKLKIFDINIPIDEETTLVKFIALRTFFKGRWADKDARRRVFKVLKQDEAVVDTVRPELLPYDLSDELHVRSDYNQVMYRRRRRELIEAGWSVEGNTIVGEGPARVEARVVPSPVRREVPELASAWNFKEVRSKELLGQRAEREERGDLPRTDTVEAPGEEVPA
- a CDS encoding SDR family oxidoreductase, with product MSAAGRVVVVTGGTRGIGLGLARELLARGCRVVVCGRSPERLADAVTELGAAGDPFAVTGLVADITDRTALSALWDHAVATFGRVDVWINNAGMSAPRRPLAEVPSEAVETVVATNLVGTVHGCAVASAGLAAQSGGGWIWNMEGFGSDGQIQPGMAVYGASKRGVSYLTAALVKETKGTSVKVGSLSPGIVATDLLVDDYDGQPEAFEKARRIFNILGDRVETVTPWLAERLLAEPKHGAKVAWLTRSKAFGRFMTAGFRSRDIFAPSGDRAAA
- a CDS encoding oxidoreductase, yielding MSQTLKHVQEHLDESAPTDVTETFSAWLALVERLQARVQERFSLERDPSSEVLEDVGSDDGPRGRVRTYAGPEIDWMVHSHMENAAAGFCNVHLTIWLGPQVKVPHFGMALGCFPHGWMYLDSVPRSYLVTDTDSYDRYYEPVNARWEQVRNDNDWLEPFISRSGFVRAGLSPTAFCYMAPADERMTDLVSELATEHLERWLGWVDEAPRVPADEQAALAAADEAIRRNIAERDPANVMGDRYFGADTTQRLVRALWGGDRMLPRAHEQGA
- a CDS encoding maleate cis-trans isomerase family protein — protein: MTDRLGWRRKFGVIAPSTNTIVEPEFAMMAPRGVTSHFSRIHIRDQNMADDAGMERLLDQIREEIGSSCERVLTCEPDYMVMGMSAETFWDGVEGNRRFKKQITDITGLEVATGAEACERALQLYGARRIGVVTPYQPIGDENVVRFFGELGFEVASIRGLRCPTAVSIAHVSEQDLRDAILAVDGEDVDAIVQCGTNLCMSELADEAERWLGKPVIAINAATWWMALRDNGIHDQLDGFGSLLREH
- a CDS encoding alpha/beta hydrolase family protein, which gives rise to MAAPALVRALRTATRIPGAEAPYDTAHVTVRYPALAARTDAERMSGRLAADPAGGPYPVVVLLSGVNVAAEAYAWLATTLVESGFVAVTYDWVGELFAGEHGLTPGVDLGAVGPDTYGRRPTTQALGPVLETVGRLGHHGPLAGLLEPGAVGLFGHSAGGTVALQSARPAWFDQVRAVVTYGAHTMASQQLGHAAGTVLPVAVEVPVLLVGGSADGVVAASALRYGGDAGDPDHDPIAATWRDAVPATTDAWLVTLAGAGHMLAAHPDDPTTARGFLEEATGGDAAALRATLAETVATFLRAHVRGEAEAKDALELLVEQPGPQIAEIRRR
- a CDS encoding class E sortase, translating into MFVRSTATRSLARAAAELLVTCGAVVLLFGVYLVFWSDVQASVAQVGLRDDFEQQVEAAQDGPATQPVAAKPAVGSGIAVMSIPRLGADWSWVVVEGVTDDQIARGPGHFPETALPGRTGNFAVAGHRATHGEPFAHLDQVQPRDTILVETPGAAYEYVVTRTEIVAPSSTGVLLPVPDRPDATPKKARITLVTCHPRWGSSERMIVHGHLQRTITGTGA
- a CDS encoding FAD-dependent oxidoreductase, whose protein sequence is MSERILVVGAGPVGLTSALSLARAGHAVTVLEAGTQLSSESRASTYHPPTLEMLDDLGVLDALRSVGIESQRFQYRDRTDGPIAELDLGLLADETRYPFRVQCEQSKLTPILAEALLRHAGCALELGEPVTGVTIEGATASVTSATGRTWTADWVVGADGAGSRVRKAIGAAFEGLTYPERFLVVSTTEDLSAALPGIADVNYVFDPREWLVLLRTPEHWRILFPTDPESPAEAEVAPARVQERLRRVADLGRDWDVLHSSLYAVHQRVASTFRVGPAILVGDAAHVNNPLGGMGMNSGVHDAVLVSGALADLLDGRAGVDELDAVLARRREVARSYVRTVTHDNWKQLRESDPRARAAHHAELRALAADPAAARSYLLRTSMIDSLRPRPAAEAAG
- a CDS encoding aldehyde dehydrogenase family protein; the encoded protein is MTSGAPAPRASAAAVAAETVVRENPARTIEVVGRLATTGPDDVDAAVRRARDAQAVWSRQPVPERARLLRVASDLLASDVEALAELMARETGKPLPDCRGEITFSLAVLRWAADRGEALLVDGVTDDEDGRLVRRHRPYGVVGAVTPWNAPVVLAALKVAPALVGGNAIVVKPSPLAPFAVERFVGRMGEVLPEGCLQVVHGHASTATALVGHPGVDRVAFTGGETAGRAIAATAARALTPSLLELGGNDPALVLDDAVLDDGSLERMVMAAFATSGQVCMALKRLYVHRSRYDEVVDGLRAAAGRLLRTGDPLHDGVTMGPVVSEPSARRVEDLVGAARAGGADVTELGSVDPGTDLAAGWFVRPTLVLGASDTDAVVAVEQFGPTLPVLAFDTLDEAVGRANAGDLGLGASVWSADEDRAFAVGARLDAGFTFVNTHNRTGLSLRAPFGGVKRSGWGREYGDEGILEHVQTCVLHAPAAFRAGGRGLGATAYPS